The proteins below come from a single Papaver somniferum cultivar HN1 chromosome 11, ASM357369v1, whole genome shotgun sequence genomic window:
- the LOC113323037 gene encoding probable arabinosyltransferase ARAD1 isoform X2: MAGKYQRERSSSPFSSSSTIFVSIISLVVIVSLFFFFSSSPSSQTSFNRNTLPVFENPEIKPELSFVTSLEKFLTYRSRTKNLHDDTAVANEESVKKLDELIWKNEMERVYEDQFDSASSISNVLKVYVYEMPAKFTYDLLWLFRNTYKDTSNLTSNGSPVHRLIEQHSIDYWLWADLIAPESERRLKSVVRVYRQEEADLFYIPFFTTISYFLLEKQECKALYRDALKWITDQPAWNRSEGRDHILPIHHPWSFKSVRKSVKKAIWILPDMDSTGNWYKPGQVWLEKDLILPYVPNVEVCDDKCMSETEKTRNTLLFFRGRLKRNAGGKIRAKLGAELSGVEGVVIEEGTAGDSGKKAAQEGMRRSIFCLSPAGDTPSSARLFDAIVSGCIPLVISDELELPFEGLLDYRKIALFVSSSDAILSGWLITFLKSIKPSKIKEMRINIAKIMYILKEL, encoded by the exons ATGGCTGGAAAGTATCAAAGGGAGAGATCCTCatctccattttcttcttcttcgacaattTTTGTATCAATTATCTCTCTTGTCGTTATAGtctctctcttctttttcttctcttcttcccctTCCTCTCAAACAAGTTTTAATCGAAACACTTTACCTGTTTTTGAGAACCCTGAAATTAAACCTGAACTCTCCTTCGTGACttctcttgagaaatttctcactTACAGATCTCGAACTAAAAATCTACATGACGATACTGCTGTTGCTAATGAAGAATCTGTAAAAAAATTAGATGAGTTGATTTGGAAGAATGAAATGGAGAGAGTGTATGAAGATCAGTTTGATTCGGCTTCTTCAATATCAAATGTTCTTAAAGTTTATGTATATGAAATGCCAGCCAAATTCACTTATGATCTACTTTGGTTGTTTAGGAATACTTATAAGGATACTTCAAATCTCACTTCTAATGGAAGTCCTGTGCATCGTTTAATCGAGCAA CATTCTATAGATTATTGGCTATGGGCTGATTTGATTGCCCCAGAGTCAGAGAGGCGGTTGAAAAGTGTTGTTAGGGTTTATCGGCAAGAAGAGGCAGACCTGTTTTACATTCCATTCTTCACAACTATCAGCTACTTCTTACTGGAGAAACAGGAATGCAAAGCACTTTATAGG GACGCTTTGAAGTGGATAACTGATCAACCTGCTTGGAATAGATCTGAAGGAAGAGACCACATCCTTCCAATTCATCATCCTTGGTCTTTCAAGTCAGTTCGAAAATCTGTGAAGAAGGCAATTTGGATTCTACCAGACATGGATTCTACTGGGAATTG GTACAAGCCTGGTCAAGTTTGGCTGGAAAAGGACCTTATTCTTCCTTATGTTCCAAATGTTGAAGTATGTGATGATAAATGTATGTCAGAGACCGAAAAAACAAGAAATACTCTACTATTTTTCCGTGGGAGGCTCAAAAGAAACGCG GGAGGAAAAATTCGAGCCAAACTAGGAGCAGAACTGAGTGGTGTTGAAGGTGTCGTTATAGAGGAGGGCACAGCTGGAGATTCAGGGAAGAAAGCAGCTCAGGAGGGTATGCGTAG GTCTATCTTTTGTCTAAGCCCTGCTGGAGATACTCCATCTTCTGCTAGATTGTTTGATGCTATTGTCAGTGGATGTATACCTCTGGTAATTAGTGACGAGTTGGAGCTTCCGTTTGAAGGATTACTTGATTATCGAAAG ATAGCTTTATTTGTGTCATCAAGCGATGCTATTCTATCAGGGTGGCTGATAACATTCCTAAAAAGTATCAAGCCTAGTAAAATCAAAGAGATGCGTATTAATATTGCCAAG ATTATGTATATCCTGAAAGAGCTATAG
- the LOC113323037 gene encoding probable arabinosyltransferase ARAD1 isoform X1, whose protein sequence is MAGKYQRERSSSPFSSSSTIFVSIISLVVIVSLFFFFSSSPSSQTSFNRNTLPVFENPEIKPELSFVTSLEKFLTYRSRTKNLHDDTAVANEESVKKLDELIWKNEMERVYEDQFDSASSISNVLKVYVYEMPAKFTYDLLWLFRNTYKDTSNLTSNGSPVHRLIEQHSIDYWLWADLIAPESERRLKSVVRVYRQEEADLFYIPFFTTISYFLLEKQECKALYRDALKWITDQPAWNRSEGRDHILPIHHPWSFKSVRKSVKKAIWILPDMDSTGNWYKPGQVWLEKDLILPYVPNVEVCDDKCMSETEKTRNTLLFFRGRLKRNAGGKIRAKLGAELSGVEGVVIEEGTAGDSGKKAAQEGMRRSIFCLSPAGDTPSSARLFDAIVSGCIPLVISDELELPFEGLLDYRKIALFVSSSDAILSGWLITFLKSIKPSKIKEMRINIAKHMKHFLYSHPAQPLGPEDLTWRMLAGKVSNIKLHIRRSQRVVKESRRLCTCECRPAANITTLF, encoded by the exons ATGGCTGGAAAGTATCAAAGGGAGAGATCCTCatctccattttcttcttcttcgacaattTTTGTATCAATTATCTCTCTTGTCGTTATAGtctctctcttctttttcttctcttcttcccctTCCTCTCAAACAAGTTTTAATCGAAACACTTTACCTGTTTTTGAGAACCCTGAAATTAAACCTGAACTCTCCTTCGTGACttctcttgagaaatttctcactTACAGATCTCGAACTAAAAATCTACATGACGATACTGCTGTTGCTAATGAAGAATCTGTAAAAAAATTAGATGAGTTGATTTGGAAGAATGAAATGGAGAGAGTGTATGAAGATCAGTTTGATTCGGCTTCTTCAATATCAAATGTTCTTAAAGTTTATGTATATGAAATGCCAGCCAAATTCACTTATGATCTACTTTGGTTGTTTAGGAATACTTATAAGGATACTTCAAATCTCACTTCTAATGGAAGTCCTGTGCATCGTTTAATCGAGCAA CATTCTATAGATTATTGGCTATGGGCTGATTTGATTGCCCCAGAGTCAGAGAGGCGGTTGAAAAGTGTTGTTAGGGTTTATCGGCAAGAAGAGGCAGACCTGTTTTACATTCCATTCTTCACAACTATCAGCTACTTCTTACTGGAGAAACAGGAATGCAAAGCACTTTATAGG GACGCTTTGAAGTGGATAACTGATCAACCTGCTTGGAATAGATCTGAAGGAAGAGACCACATCCTTCCAATTCATCATCCTTGGTCTTTCAAGTCAGTTCGAAAATCTGTGAAGAAGGCAATTTGGATTCTACCAGACATGGATTCTACTGGGAATTG GTACAAGCCTGGTCAAGTTTGGCTGGAAAAGGACCTTATTCTTCCTTATGTTCCAAATGTTGAAGTATGTGATGATAAATGTATGTCAGAGACCGAAAAAACAAGAAATACTCTACTATTTTTCCGTGGGAGGCTCAAAAGAAACGCG GGAGGAAAAATTCGAGCCAAACTAGGAGCAGAACTGAGTGGTGTTGAAGGTGTCGTTATAGAGGAGGGCACAGCTGGAGATTCAGGGAAGAAAGCAGCTCAGGAGGGTATGCGTAG GTCTATCTTTTGTCTAAGCCCTGCTGGAGATACTCCATCTTCTGCTAGATTGTTTGATGCTATTGTCAGTGGATGTATACCTCTGGTAATTAGTGACGAGTTGGAGCTTCCGTTTGAAGGATTACTTGATTATCGAAAG ATAGCTTTATTTGTGTCATCAAGCGATGCTATTCTATCAGGGTGGCTGATAACATTCCTAAAAAGTATCAAGCCTAGTAAAATCAAAGAGATGCGTATTAATATTGCCAAG CACATGAAGCATTTCCTGTATTCCCATCCCGCTCAACCTTTGGGCCCAGAGGATTTAACATGGAGAATG CTTGCTGGTAAGGTTTCAAACATCAAGCTGCATATCCGTAGATCACAGCGCGTAGTGAAAGAATCAAGGCGCTTGTGCACATGTGAATGCCGACCAGCAGCAAATATCACAACTCTCTTCTAA
- the LOC113323036 gene encoding pentatricopeptide repeat-containing protein At3g21470-like isoform X1: MQSSAGLIRSFISQGSHKEALLLDSKIRPERTHQLVEVIPLLLKACASLCLLYHGKTLHAESIKNGIDSNVFVGTALINMYSKCHVIFDSRKVFDGMPDRNVITWNAMIGGYSRNGDMGSASFLFQQMKNRTSVTWSEMVDGFSKNGDNVSARRFFDQTPLEMRSVVTWTVMVDGYVSNGEMEAARTLFEQMPERNFFVWSSMISGYCKKGLMQEAKSVFGRISVRNLVIWNALISGYAQNGFSEEALKAFQRMQDEGFKPDEFSVASALSACAQLGSLDCGKRVHDLIKRNGIKLNQFVVNGLVDMYAKCGDISNAKRIFERMSSRNDVCWNAMITGLAVHGRSREALELFSQMEESSEKPNSVSFLSVLSACARGGFTDEGLQIFSKMKEKYGLEARIEHYGCLVDLLGRAGRVNDAYDLIKTMPVKPNDAVWGALLGACRIHSDAKIAEKVVEEVGLLDQNQRADDDAHYVILSNIYAASDRWETAEKMRVIMAKGGTQKTAGRSSVMLGEL; encoded by the coding sequence ATGCAGTCTTCGGCTGGACTCATAAGAAGCTTCATCTCTCAAGGGTCACACAAAGAAGCCCTTCTCCTCGATTCTAAAATTCGACCTGAAAGAACCCACCAACTTGTAGAAGTAATTCCTTTACTTCTTAAAGCTTGTGCTTCCCTCTGTTTGCTTTACCATGGAAAAACTTTACACGCTGAGTCAATCAAAAATGGTATTGATTCTAATGTCTTTGTAGGAACTGCCCTGATAAATATGTACTCTAAATGTCATGTAATATTTGACTCGCGTAAAGTTTTCGATGGAATGCCTGATCGAAATGTAATCACTTGGAATGCCATGATAGGTGGGTATTCGAGAAATGGTGATATGGGCTCTGCTTCATTTCTCTTTCAACAGATGAAAAATCGTACTTCGGTTACTTGGTCTGAAATGGTTGATGGTTTTTCGAAGAATGGTGATAATGTTTCTGCCAGGCGTTTCTTTGATCAGACTCCGCTTGAGATGAGAAGTGTAGTAACTTGGACTGTAATGGTTGACGGGTATGTAAGTAATGGGGAGATGGAAGCTGCAAGGACTTTGTTTGAACAAATGCCTGAAAGGAACTTCTTCGTCTGGTCATCGATGATATCTGGGTATTGTAAGAAAGGTCTTATGCAAGAGGCTAAATCTGTTTTCGGTAGGATTTCTGTCCGAAACTTAGTCATTTGGAATGCATTGATTTCTGGGTATGCTCAAAATGGGTTCTCCGAGGAAGCGCTCAAAGCATTTCAGAGAATGCAGGATGAGGGGTTTAAACCTGATGAGTTTTCAGTAGCAAGTGCCTTATCTGCTTGCGCTCAGTTGGGTTCGTTAGATTGCGGCAAAAGAGTTCATGATTTGATTAAGCGAAATGGTATCAAGTTAAATCAGTTTGTTGTCAACGGATTAGTGGATATGTACGCGAAATGTGGAGATATAAGCAATGCAAAGCGCATAtttgagaggatgagttctagAAATGACGTCTGCTGGAATGCAATGATCACAGGCCTTGCTGTCCATGGGCGAAGTAGAGAGGCTCTTGAACTTTTTAGCCAAATGGAGGAATCAAGTGAGAAGCCAAATTCGGTTTCCTTCCTTTCTGTGCTCTCAGCTTGTGCGCGTGGGGGATTCACTGACGAAGGTTTACAAATTTTTTCAAAGATGAAAGAGAAATATGGTTTAGAAGCAAGAATCGAACATTATGGGTGCTTGGTTGATCTTTTGGGACGCGCAGGGCGAGTAAATGATGCATATGATTTGATCAAGACCATGCCTGTGAAGCCAAATGATGCAGTTTGGGGAGCTTTGCTTGGAGCTTGTAGAATTCATTCTGATGCAAAGATAGCAGAGAAGGTGGTGGAGGAAGTCGGTTTATTAGATCAGAATCAGCGTGCTGATGATGACGCACACTATGTGATATTATCCAACATATATGCTGCATCAGATAGGTGGGAGACCGCAGAAAAGATGAGGGTGATAATGGCCAAGGGTGGAACCCAAAAAACTGCTGGGCGCAGTTCAGTCATGCTTGGGGAGCTATAG
- the LOC113323036 gene encoding pentatricopeptide repeat-containing protein At3g21470-like isoform X2: MQSSAGLIRSFISQGSHKEALLLDSKIRPERTHQLVEVIPLLLKACASLCLLYHGKTLHAESIKNGGYSRNGDMGSASFLFQQMKNRTSVTWSEMVDGFSKNGDNVSARRFFDQTPLEMRSVVTWTVMVDGYVSNGEMEAARTLFEQMPERNFFVWSSMISGYCKKGLMQEAKSVFGRISVRNLVIWNALISGYAQNGFSEEALKAFQRMQDEGFKPDEFSVASALSACAQLGSLDCGKRVHDLIKRNGIKLNQFVVNGLVDMYAKCGDISNAKRIFERMSSRNDVCWNAMITGLAVHGRSREALELFSQMEESSEKPNSVSFLSVLSACARGGFTDEGLQIFSKMKEKYGLEARIEHYGCLVDLLGRAGRVNDAYDLIKTMPVKPNDAVWGALLGACRIHSDAKIAEKVVEEVGLLDQNQRADDDAHYVILSNIYAASDRWETAEKMRVIMAKGGTQKTAGRSSVMLGEL, encoded by the exons ATGCAGTCTTCGGCTGGACTCATAAGAAGCTTCATCTCTCAAGGGTCACACAAAGAAGCCCTTCTCCTCGATTCTAAAATTCGACCTGAAAGAACCCACCAACTTGTAGAAGTAATTCCTTTACTTCTTAAAGCTTGTGCTTCCCTCTGTTTGCTTTACCATGGAAAAACTTTACACGCTGAGTCAATCAAAAATG GTGGGTATTCGAGAAATGGTGATATGGGCTCTGCTTCATTTCTCTTTCAACAGATGAAAAATCGTACTTCGGTTACTTGGTCTGAAATGGTTGATGGTTTTTCGAAGAATGGTGATAATGTTTCTGCCAGGCGTTTCTTTGATCAGACTCCGCTTGAGATGAGAAGTGTAGTAACTTGGACTGTAATGGTTGACGGGTATGTAAGTAATGGGGAGATGGAAGCTGCAAGGACTTTGTTTGAACAAATGCCTGAAAGGAACTTCTTCGTCTGGTCATCGATGATATCTGGGTATTGTAAGAAAGGTCTTATGCAAGAGGCTAAATCTGTTTTCGGTAGGATTTCTGTCCGAAACTTAGTCATTTGGAATGCATTGATTTCTGGGTATGCTCAAAATGGGTTCTCCGAGGAAGCGCTCAAAGCATTTCAGAGAATGCAGGATGAGGGGTTTAAACCTGATGAGTTTTCAGTAGCAAGTGCCTTATCTGCTTGCGCTCAGTTGGGTTCGTTAGATTGCGGCAAAAGAGTTCATGATTTGATTAAGCGAAATGGTATCAAGTTAAATCAGTTTGTTGTCAACGGATTAGTGGATATGTACGCGAAATGTGGAGATATAAGCAATGCAAAGCGCATAtttgagaggatgagttctagAAATGACGTCTGCTGGAATGCAATGATCACAGGCCTTGCTGTCCATGGGCGAAGTAGAGAGGCTCTTGAACTTTTTAGCCAAATGGAGGAATCAAGTGAGAAGCCAAATTCGGTTTCCTTCCTTTCTGTGCTCTCAGCTTGTGCGCGTGGGGGATTCACTGACGAAGGTTTACAAATTTTTTCAAAGATGAAAGAGAAATATGGTTTAGAAGCAAGAATCGAACATTATGGGTGCTTGGTTGATCTTTTGGGACGCGCAGGGCGAGTAAATGATGCATATGATTTGATCAAGACCATGCCTGTGAAGCCAAATGATGCAGTTTGGGGAGCTTTGCTTGGAGCTTGTAGAATTCATTCTGATGCAAAGATAGCAGAGAAGGTGGTGGAGGAAGTCGGTTTATTAGATCAGAATCAGCGTGCTGATGATGACGCACACTATGTGATATTATCCAACATATATGCTGCATCAGATAGGTGGGAGACCGCAGAAAAGATGAGGGTGATAATGGCCAAGGGTGGAACCCAAAAAACTGCTGGGCGCAGTTCAGTCATGCTTGGGGAGCTATAG
- the LOC113322088 gene encoding histone-lysine N-methyltransferase, H3 lysine-9 specific SUVH1-like: MEQTEVGSSSSGYDKSQVIDVRPLRCLVPWFPAPPLGYQTPPPFVYAPPFGPFPQGYSPFYPFFNPSEPQRTSELNYPQNNQNNGTANQDGGSGFGYNNNVDNGASPSYYTPPPAPRYNAENGDTTRSRKSSSTRGDSVVLISESEEDGYSNSKKRTANYLSSMDIQESGSSQRSRSRPKKIKPNPDLKFMVPANGDRETVNDLLLKFDALRRKLAQIEDTKEVTAGIKRADLKAGTLMFNYGLRTNAKKIVGIVPGIEIGDIYFFRMEMCLVGLHAPVMAGIDYMSLKIDQEDETLAVSIVSSGGYEDDAEYGDVLIYSGQGGAANKKEGKEASDQKLERGNLALERSLRRGNDVRVIRGMKDVGNVSARIYVYDGLYRLQESWTEKGKAGTNVFKYKLVRVPGQPEAFMLWKSIQLWRDNTVSRPGVILPDLTSGTEKVPVCLVNDVDAEKGPAHFTYVPTIKYSKPINSMQPSIGCNCRSSCAPGDPNCSCVIKNNGDLPYISNGVLVIRSPFVHECGPSCLCYPNCKNQVSQNGLKIKLEVFKTQGKGWGLRSWDPIRAGTFVCEYAGQVVELSRVDVDEDDEYIFNAARSFDKNFKWNYLPEILEEEKPTDPDEVSSTPLSLRISSKSFGNVARFINHSCSPNLFWQPVLYDHNDESCPHIVFYAIKHIPPMTELTFDYGPAPGNNGNSGRSECLCKSPKCRGFFG; this comes from the coding sequence ATGGAACAAACAGAAGTGGGTTCATCTTCAAGTGGTTATGATAAGTCACAAGTTATAGATGTAAGGCCATTAAGGTGTTTAGTTCCTTGGTTTCCAGCTCCACCATTAGGGTATCAAACTCCACCTCCATTTGTTTATGCACCCCCTTTTGGTCCTTTTCCTCAAGGCTATTCTCCATTTTACCCTTTTTTTAATCCTTCAGAACCTCAAAGAACCTCTGAACTAAATTACCCACAAAACAACCAGAACAATGGAACTGCAAATCAAGATGGTGGTAGTGGTTTTGGTTACAATAATAATGTTGATAACGGGGCTTCGCCTTCGTATTATACACCTCCTCCTGCACCACGATATAATGCAGAGAATGGTGATACTACACGGTCGAGAAAGAGTTCAAGCACCAGAGGTGATTCTGTCGTGCTAATATCAGAATCTGAAGAAGATGGTTATAGTAATAGTAAGAAAAGAACAGCTAATTATTTGAGCAGTATGGATATTCAAGAAAGTGGTAGCAGTCAGAGATCTAGGTCCCGGCCTAAGAAAATAAAGCCCAACCCTGATCTCAAGTTTATGGTACCAGCTAATGGAGATAGAGAGACCGTTAATGACCTTCTATTAAAATTCGATGCACTGAGGCGGAAACTTGCCCAGATAGAAGATACAAAAGAAGTAACAGCGGGTATAAAACGGGCGGATTTAAAGGCAGGGACATTAATGTTCAATTATGggcttcggacaaatgcaaagaAGATTGTAGGAATTGTTCCTGGTATTGAGATAGGAGACATATACTTTTTTAGGATGGAAATGTGTTTGGTGGGTTTGCATGCTCCTGTTATGGCTGGGATTGATTACATGAGTCTTAAAATTGATCAAGAAGATGAAACTTTGGCTGTGAGTATTGTATCGTCTGGAGGATATGAAGATGATGCTGAGTATGGTGATGTATTAATTTACAGCGGACAAGGTGGTGCAGCTAACaagaaagaaggaaaagaagcATCAGATCAGAAGCTCGAAAGGGGAAATCTTGCTTTGGAGAGAAGCTTGCGCAGAGGTAATGACGTAAGGGTTATTCGAGGTATGAAGGATGTGGGAAATGTTTCTGCCAGGATATATGTATATGATGGTCTATATAGACTTCAAGAGTCATGGACAGAGAAAGGGAAGGCGGGGACCAATGTCTTCAAGTATAAATTGGTCAGAGTACCTGGGCAGCCTGAGGCATTTATGCTTTGGAAATCAATACAGCTTTGGAGGGATAATACAGTCTCCAGGCCTGGAGTTATACTGCCAGACTTGACCTCCGGTACAGAAAAGGTACCAGTTTGCCTTGTGAATGATGTGGATGCTGAGAAGGGCCCGGCACATTTTACATATGTTCCTACTATTAAGTATTCAAAACCAATAAACTCGATGCAACCTTCTATTGGGTGCAACTGTCGAAGTTCTTGTGCCCCTGGTGATCCAAATTGTTCTTGTGTGATAAAAAACAATGGTGATCTCCCATATATTTCCAACGGGGTGCTTGTGATTCGAAGTCCCTTTGTTCATGAATGTGGTCCCTCGTGCCTGTGCTACCCTAATTGTAAAAACCAAGTGTCTCAAAATGGCTTGAAAATCAAGTTGGAGGTGTTTAAGACTCAAGGTAAGGGTTGGGGTCTGCGGTCTTGGGATCCTATTCGTGCCGGTACGTTTGTATGTGAATATGCTGGTCAGGTTGTAGAGCTGAGCAGAGTAGATGTGGATGAAGACGATGAGTATATCTTTAACGCTGCTCGTTCTTTTGACAAGAATTTCAAATGGAATTACTTACCTGAGATACTAGAAGAAGAGAAACCTACTGATCCAGATGAGGTATCTAGTACCCCATTATCACTAAGAATAAGCTCAAAGAGTTTCGGGAACGTAGCTCGGTTCATAAACCATAGTTGCTCCCCCAACCTATTTTGGCAGCCAGTCTTGTACGACCATAATGATGAAAGTTGTCCGCATATTGTGTTTTATGCGATCAAGCACATTCCCCCAATGACAGAGTTGACATTTGATTATGGGCCTGCCCCGGGTAACAATGGTAATTCTGGTAGGAGTGAATGCTTATGTAAATCACCAAAATGCAGAGGTTTTTTTGGCTAG